A genomic region of Branchiostoma floridae strain S238N-H82 unplaced genomic scaffold, Bfl_VNyyK Sc7u5tJ_1511, whole genome shotgun sequence contains the following coding sequences:
- the LOC118407958 gene encoding uncharacterized protein LOC118407958, which produces MDRSKTVVTEETDRQQEVEHIKQALSLCGYPDWTFKRVQHQSNKPKPKKEKKKEEQKSKGMIIIPYVKGITETLERIFRKHAIATAVKPKTTLRNLLVHPKDRLEDSSKTDCVYKIPCKSCDKVYIGETGRTFNTRLEEHKKEAQNSKGSAYTRSQKKAAEQTENKSAVTDHIHRNNCVIDWEGTDVHRNK; this is translated from the coding sequence ATGGACAGGAGCAAAACAGTGGTCACAgaggaaacagacagacaacaagAGGTCGAACACATCAAACAAGCCTTGTCACTCTGTGGTTACCCAGACTGGACTTTCAAAAGAGTGCAACATCAGTCCAACAAACCCAaacccaagaaagaaaagaagaaagaagaacagaagTCTAAGGGCATGATCATCATACCTTATGTCAAAGGCATTACAGAGACACTTGAAAGGATTTTCAGAAAACACGCCATTGCCACGGCAGTTAAGCCCAAGACCACGCTCAGAAACTTGTTGGTGCACCCCAAGGACAGACTGGAAGACTCCTCTAAAACAGACTGTGTCTACAAGATCCCGTGCAAAAGTTGTGACAAGGTGTACATTGGAGAGACGGGCAGGACATTCAACACCAGACTTGAAGAACACAAAAAGGAGGCACAAAACAGCAAAGGCAGTGCATACACAAGATCTCAgaagaaggcagcagaacaaaCAGAGAACAAATCGGCAGTCACAGACCATATTCATAGAAACAATTGTGtaatagactgggagggg